One region of Camelus bactrianus isolate YW-2024 breed Bactrian camel chromosome 20, ASM4877302v1, whole genome shotgun sequence genomic DNA includes:
- the SRF gene encoding serum response factor, whose amino-acid sequence MLPSQAGAAAALGRGSALGGSLNRTPTGRPGSGGGGGGGTRGANGGRVPGNGAGLGPGRLEREAAAAATTTPAPTAGALYSGSEGDSESGEEEELGAERRGLKRSLSEMELGVVVGGPEAAAAATGGYGPVSGAVSGAKPGKKTRGRVKIKMEFIDNKLRRYTTFSKRKTGIMKKAYELSTLTGTQVLLLVASETGHVYTFATRKLQPMITSETGKALIQTCLNSPDSPPRSDPTTDQRMSATGFEETDLTYQVSESDSSGETKDTLKPAFTVTNLPGTTSTIQTAPSTSTTMQVSSGPSFPITNYLAPVSASVSPSAVSSANGTVLKSTGSGPVSSGGLMQLPTSFTLMPGGAVAQQVPVQAIQVHQAPQQASPSRDSSTDLTQTSSSGTVTLPATIMTSSVPTTVGGHMMYPSPHAVMYAPTSGLADGSLTVLNAFSQAPSTMQVSHSQVQEQGGVPQVFLTAPSGTVQIPVSAVQLHQMAVIGQQAGSSSNLTELQVVNLDAAHSTKSD is encoded by the exons ATGTTACCGAGCCAAGCTGGGGCCGCGGCGGCGCTGGGCCGGGGCTCGGCCCTGGGGGGCAGCCTGAACCGGACCCCGACGGGGCGGCCGGGCAGTggaggtggcggcggcggcgggactCGCGGGGCTAACGGGGGCCGGGTCCCCGGGAACGGCGCAGGGCTCGGGCCCGGCCGGCTCGAGCGggaggctgcagcagcagcgACAACCACCCCGGCGCCCACCGCGGGGGCCCTCTACAGCGGCAGCGAGGGTGATTCGGAGTCgggcgaggaggaggagctgggcgcGGAGCGGCGCGGCCTGAAGCGGAGCCTGAGCGAGATGGAGCTCGGCGTGGTGGTCGGTGGgcccgaggcggcggcggcggccaccGGGGGCTACGGGCCGGTGAGCGGCGCGGTGAGCGGGGCCAAGCCGGGTAAGAAGACTCGGGGCCGCGTGAAGATCAAGATGGAGTTCATCGACAACAAGCTGCGGCGCTACACGACCTTCAGCAAGAGGAAGACGGGCATCATGAAGAAG GCCTATGAGCTGTCCACGCTGACAGGGACACAGGTGCTGTTGCTGGTGGCCAGTGAGACAGGCCATGTGTATACCTTTGCCACCCGCAAACTGCAGCCCATGATCACCAGTGAGACTGGCAAGGCACTGATTCAGACCTGCCTCAACTCGCCAGACTCTCCGCCCCGCTCAGACCCCACCACAGACCAGAGAATGAGTGCCACGGGCTTTGAAGAGACAGACCTCACCTACCAGGTGTCGGAGTCCGACAGCAGTGGGGAGACCAAG GATACACTGAAACCGGCGTTTACCGTCACCAACCTGCCGGGTACCACCTCCACCATCCAGACAGCACCCAGCACCTCTACCACCATGCAAGTCAGCAGCGGCCCCTCCTTCCCCATCACCAACTACCTGGCACCGGTGTCTGCTAGCGTCAGCCCCAGTGCTGTCAGCAGTGCCAACGGGACTGTGCTGAAGAGTACAGGCAGTGGCCCCGTTTCCTCTGGGGGCCTCATGCAGCTGCCTACCAGCTTCACCCTCATGCCTG GTGGGGCAGTGGCCCAGCAGGTCCCAGTGCAGGCCATTCAGGTGCACCAGGCCCCACAGCAAGCGTCTCCCTCTCGCGACAGCAGCACAGACCTCACGCAGACCTCCTCCAGCGGGACAG TGACATTGCCCGCCACCATCATGACGTCATCCGTGCCCACGACTGTGGGTGGCCACATGATGTACCCTAGCCCCCATGCGGTGATGTATGCACCCACCTCGGGCCTGGCTGATGGCAGCCTCACCGTGCTCAATGCCTTCTCCCAGGCACCGTCCACCATGCAGGTGTCCCACAGCCAGGTCCAGGAGCAAG GTGGCGTCCCCCAGGTGTTCCTGACAGCGCCATCTGGGACAGTGCAGATCCCTGTCTCTGCAGTTCAGCTTCACCAG ATGGCGGTGATCGGGCAGCAGGCCGGGAGCAGCAGCAACCTCACCGAATTACAGGTGGTGAACCTGGACGCCGCCCACAGCACCAAGAGTGACTGA